The nucleotide sequence CGCCGATGTCGGCGGTGAGCAGGGCGTGGATCAGGCCGGGGCGCGGGTTCTCCCGGACCTCCATCATCTGCTTGAAGAGGTCGGCGCCCATCGCCATTTGGAGGCCCTTGACGCGCTCCGCGTCCGGGGAGTCCGGCGGCGTGTAGACGCTGGCGTGGGCCGGCTCGTTGTAGATCGTCCAGTTGGCCAGCGGGATGCCCATCATGGCCAGGGTGAGCACGGCGGGCACGACGTTGGCGAGGTCCTCGACGAAGTCGATGGACCCCGACTCGATCTTCTCGTCGATGCAGGCCCGGACGACCTCGTCGATGACCGGAATCCAGCGGGTCATCGCGGCGGGCGACATGTACGGGTTGAGTGCCTGGCGGTACCAGCGCTGCTCCGGCGGGTCCATCTCCAGGAAGCCGCCGCGGTAGGAGTTGCCGCGGTCCGGCGTCGGGATGGTGATCCCCTTGTAGCCCTTGCGCTCGTTGTTGACGTCGTGGTCGTTCGACAGGTATTGCGAGGACCTGGCGACCTCGAAGGTCTCGGCGTTGCCGGCGGTCACCCAGTGCCCGCCGTACGTGTCCGACCACGCGATCGGACACTTCGCCTGCATTTCCGAGGTGATCGCCTCGAACTGCCCTCGGTACTCGGGAGTGTGCCGGTCGAACTGGAAAACCGGCGTCCTGCGCTCGTCGTCGGCGACGATCTCGTCCTGGCTCACGGAACTGCTCCCTGCGTCTGCGATGGGTCGGACCGGTCGGGGTGGGTCAGAAGATCGAGATGGCGCGCTCCGGGCACGAGCGCACGGCTTCCTGGACCTTCTCCTCCTGATCGGCCGGCACGTCCTCGCTGATCGGCGACGAGTGGCCGTCGATCTCGCTGAGTTCGAACACCTTGGGGGCGATCATGGCGCACAGCGTGTGGCCCTGGCAGAGGTCCTCGTCAACCCGCACCTTCACTTGGCTCTCCTCATCCGAAATTCGCATCGTCGTGGCGAGAACATCGGCGCCCGGCGCCCGGGTTGCCGCACCGGTACGCCCGGACCGGGTCGTCGCGGCCGACCGGTGGGCCCGCGCCCCGGGTCGGCGAACCGACCGGGAACCACCAGATCTCCGCGCGCGTTTCCTCGATGCCGGCTCCCGAGGCGCTGAGCACTCGCACAGCACCGTGGTGACGACATGGTTCCATCGGCCTCCGTGACGGTCAAGGGGTCGGCCCCACCGCGCTCCCGCCGCGGGCTCCCCGGCGCCGGAGCCCCCGTGCGGGTATCGGGAAAGAGGGCCAATAGGACGTTCGCGACCCTCCGCTACCA is from Yinghuangia sp. ASG 101 and encodes:
- a CDS encoding cytochrome P450, with product MSQDEIVADDERRTPVFQFDRHTPEYRGQFEAITSEMQAKCPIAWSDTYGGHWVTAGNAETFEVARSSQYLSNDHDVNNERKGYKGITIPTPDRGNSYRGGFLEMDPPEQRWYRQALNPYMSPAAMTRWIPVIDEVVRACIDEKIESGSIDFVEDLANVVPAVLTLAMMGIPLANWTIYNEPAHASVYTPPDSPDAERVKGLQMAMGADLFKQMMEVRENPRPGLIHALLTADIGGQPGPDMDLLGILALLIGGGFDTTTALTAHALEWLSENPEERARLSRERDTLLNSATEEFLRYYTPAPGDGRTISADCEIAGTSFKEGERVWVSWAMANRDPKVFENPNAIDLARTGNRHSSFGLGIHRCIGSNVARTVFKRMVVAVLDRMPDYKCDPEGARHYDTIGVINGMRNLPATFTPGERLGEGLDATLEKLQRLCDEQRLAEPVTAKSAKGDADR
- a CDS encoding ferredoxin; this encodes MKVRVDEDLCQGHTLCAMIAPKVFELSEIDGHSSPISEDVPADQEEKVQEAVRSCPERAISIF